Proteins from a genomic interval of Desulfofustis limnaeus:
- a CDS encoding shikimate dehydrogenase yields MKITGQTLVYGIIGNPVRHSLSPVMHNAAFSALHEDRVYIPLPADDLAAAVAALRHLGVAGASVTIPFKEAVLDLVDEIDPLAARIGAVNTIQVRVSETDRRIYGCNTDWLGSNRALAEEIPLAGSRAAILGAGGAAKAVAFGLIEAGADVIIHSRSEEKGRALARLLDCAWFPLEETGQRQADILINATSVGMTPNVTAIPVDPAVLPAFQVVMDAVYAPLQTRLLREAAAAGCCCIDGLQMLLYQGVAQFELWTGRDAPLAVMRQALLQQSATGVP; encoded by the coding sequence ATGAAAATCACAGGCCAGACCCTCGTGTATGGGATCATCGGCAACCCGGTGCGTCACTCCTTGAGCCCGGTTATGCACAATGCCGCATTTTCGGCCCTCCATGAAGATCGGGTCTATATCCCCCTGCCGGCTGACGACTTGGCCGCCGCTGTTGCCGCGTTGCGCCACCTCGGTGTGGCTGGAGCCAGTGTTACCATCCCGTTCAAGGAGGCGGTCCTCGATCTGGTGGACGAGATAGATCCGCTGGCTGCCAGGATCGGCGCGGTCAATACCATCCAGGTCCGCGTCTCCGAAACCGATCGCCGGATCTACGGGTGTAATACGGATTGGTTGGGTTCGAATCGGGCCCTGGCGGAGGAGATCCCGTTGGCCGGAAGCAGGGCCGCCATTCTCGGTGCCGGAGGTGCTGCCAAAGCCGTTGCCTTCGGCCTGATCGAGGCCGGTGCCGACGTGATCATTCACAGCAGGAGTGAAGAAAAAGGCCGGGCCTTGGCCCGCTTGCTCGATTGTGCATGGTTCCCGCTGGAAGAGACGGGACAGCGGCAGGCGGACATCCTGATCAACGCCACCTCGGTCGGTATGACGCCGAACGTGACGGCGATACCTGTTGATCCGGCGGTACTGCCGGCCTTTCAGGTGGTCATGGATGCCGTTTACGCTCCGTTGCAGACCAGGTTGCTCAGGGAGGCGGCAGCCGCCGGTTGTTGCTGCATCGATGGCCTGCAGATGTTGCTCTATCAGGGCGTGGCACAGTTTGAGCTGTGGACCGGGCGCGACGCGCCACTGGCGGTGATGCGGCAGGCGTTGCTCCAACAGAGTGCCACCGGCGTCCCATGA
- a CDS encoding YkvA family protein: protein MKRGTPVAQRLRQFFQPVVGYLRLMIEPTTPLRVRIMLAAGLLYLLSPYDLLPDWFLGLGIVDDLAVVSLLGWLAGKMMADKKSDRHTT from the coding sequence ATGAAGCGGGGAACACCGGTGGCGCAGCGGCTGCGACAGTTCTTTCAACCGGTCGTCGGCTATCTCAGGTTGATGATCGAGCCGACAACCCCGTTGCGGGTGCGGATTATGCTGGCAGCCGGGCTTCTCTATCTGCTATCGCCTTACGATCTGCTGCCCGACTGGTTTCTCGGGCTGGGCATCGTCGACGATCTGGCGGTGGTCTCCCTGCTCGGCTGGTTGGCAGGGAAAATGATGGCGGACAAAAAGAGTGATCGGCACACCACTTGA
- a CDS encoding dihydroorotate dehydrogenase yields the protein MEYVNDPKQYPDLRVNIGSLVLQNPVMTASGTFGYAREFESLVNLHRLGAVIVKGISLHPRRGNPPQRIVETPCGMLNAIGLQNVGVERFISEKMPYLRNLAVPVIVNILGDTVEEYREITERLALIEGIAALEVNISCPNVKRGGVAFGTDPQMARKVTEAVKEVAAVPVMVKLSPNVSDIVAMARAVEDGGADSVSLINTLIGMAIDLKRRRPVLANVIGGLSGPAIKPVALRMVYQVAGAVAIPVIGIGGIDSAEDALEFILAGATAVQIGTANFINPRISEEVVEGIGAYVQDHDLQSIRELIGALEV from the coding sequence ATGGAATATGTGAATGATCCAAAGCAGTACCCTGATCTGCGCGTCAATATCGGCTCCCTGGTCTTGCAGAATCCGGTCATGACCGCTTCCGGGACCTTCGGTTATGCCCGTGAATTCGAGAGCCTGGTCAATCTGCATCGGCTTGGTGCGGTTATCGTCAAGGGTATCTCCCTGCATCCGCGGCGGGGCAACCCTCCTCAGCGCATCGTTGAAACGCCCTGTGGCATGCTCAACGCCATCGGCCTGCAAAATGTCGGGGTGGAACGGTTCATCAGCGAAAAGATGCCGTATCTGCGCAATCTTGCCGTGCCGGTCATCGTCAACATCCTGGGTGACACCGTCGAAGAATATCGGGAGATCACCGAGCGGTTGGCGTTGATCGAAGGTATCGCCGCTCTTGAAGTCAACATTTCCTGCCCCAATGTGAAGCGGGGCGGTGTCGCCTTTGGAACCGATCCGCAGATGGCCCGTAAGGTAACCGAAGCGGTGAAGGAGGTGGCGGCCGTTCCGGTGATGGTCAAGTTGTCGCCCAACGTCTCCGACATCGTTGCCATGGCCCGGGCTGTCGAGGACGGCGGAGCCGATTCGGTTTCGCTGATCAATACCTTGATCGGCATGGCCATCGATCTGAAACGTCGCCGACCGGTCCTGGCCAATGTCATCGGTGGCCTGTCCGGGCCGGCCATCAAACCGGTGGCCTTGCGTATGGTCTATCAAGTGGCCGGGGCGGTGGCTATCCCGGTGATCGGTATCGGTGGTATCGACAGTGCCGAGGATGCTTTGGAGTTTATCTTGGCCGGGGCTACCGCAGTGCAGATAGGTACCGCCAATTTCATCAATCCAAGGATCAGCGAGGAAGTGGTGGAAGGCATCGGCGCCTATGTGCAGGACCATGACCTGCAGTCCATCCGGGAACTGATTGGTGCCCTGGAGGTCTAG